The Candidatus Zixiibacteriota bacterium genome contains the following window.
CAATTCGTTGTTCGGAAAGACCTTTTTCATCTCTCTTCTGAAAGCTTTGTCCAGACCATAGGAATCGTTGGCGAATAAAAAGCCACCGTGAGTAAGATAAATCCTTAACCTCTCCACCTCCTCATCAGAAAATTTTATGTTGCCATGTCCGGTTAAAAATAGAAAAGGATAATTGAAAAGCTCCTTGTCCATAATACTCACTCTGACTTCATTCTGGTCCACCGGGATATTGGTATTCTCTTTCAGGAACTTGAGTATATTAGGGATAGCAGAGGAGCCCCAGTACCAATCACCACCCCCTTCATATTTTAAACGAGCGATGGTGAAGGCGTTAGGGTCTTTTTTTACCTGAGGTGCAGACACAGTAGGTATCCGTATCATTTGAGCATGAAGGAGGGATTTATCCATGAAAAATAAGAGGACCATGGAAAATAGAAATACTAAGATTTTGAAAATTCTTGAGGACACGGAAAGTCTCCTTATATCCTATTTTTAGCTCTAAAGGGATGTTCACATCCCCGTTTTTTTTCTTCGGGATGATAACATCCCTCAGGGAGCGGGTTTTCAGCTAAAATCTATCCGATTCAATATAAAAGTCAATAATTATCTTGTCTGGAGTTTACAGGGCGGAGATAAACTCCGCCCCTACGCGTTAACCTTGCAGACAAAGCTACCTAATGGTAGAACAGGCATCCTGCCTGTTCCTCATGGTCAGACAAGATGTCTGACCCACCTAGTTTTTTCGGGGACAGAACAGTGTTCTGTCCCCACACTTCAAGCGACCCTAAAAGGGTCGCGCTACGGAAGGGCGAGATTACCTCGCCCCTACATAAGAATCCCGCCTTTCCAACGGATCCAAAATCGGAGAGGGCAAGGCGGGGCTACCGTTTCATTCTGGTTCCGCAGAATCGGGACACTTCAGCTTTTTTCTCAAATCATAAATGCAATTTTCCGGATTTTCTATTCCCTGCAGGCAGAAGAGATGGCGGTAGTTTCTTTTCATCTTGGCGTCCTCTTCACTTATATCCAGCAAAATTCCTTTATCGCAGGCAAAACACTTTTCCGGCTGGACGTCAAACTCGGTTCCGGTTTTACTGGCGACTAAAGCTTCTCCCGGATCCCACCTGAATGAGTTTGAGGAAGTTTCCACAGATTCATTGCGCGTAATCTCAATTTCCTTTGGACTGTGAAAGACAATTCTGCCGCGATCGGTTTTTAGTTTTGCCCGGAAATCAATTTTGTCACCAGGGAAGAGATGGTAATCTCTATATATTTTTGCAGGGATGTTCAAGTAGAAATAGTCCTGGAAGAAAACTCTATCGATGTATCCTTCTCTGAAACTGAGCAGGAATCCCAGGAAGCTCATTTGCTCTTTTTTATACAGGATATTTTTTCTAAAGTGAGGCACAATGGAATTTACCACTCCCCCCAGATCAACCATTTTCCCCAGGAGTCCAGCCAGCCAATGTTCATAATCCTCTAATTCCCTCTGGAAGGTTTTGAATTCGGTTTCTGAAAGCAAGACCTCTGGCTGGTAGTTGAGCTTTTCCTCAAAATAATATTTGCAGGAAAAACAGCTCTTCCCGACATGTTTATATTTTTTGGGGCAGCCAGTACCTTTGTTCAGAAGGGTGCACTTCCACTGGAAATAAACACACCCCTGAGGGAAACATTTTTTCTCCTGGAGGACGTGGTGGACTGAGACGTTCTTCTCGAATTTGAAATGCGACTGGTGAGCGCACCTGAAAACGTCTTCTCTTTTGTGCTGATTGATTAAGGTTTTCTGCATGCAGACAACTCCAGTTTCAGGGCTACATAAATTTAATACGTTAATTGGCCAGACGGAAATAGAAAAACAAAAAATAATAAGGACAGGACGATGTATTGTCTCTGCATTTCCTTGAAAACGGGGATTTGTAGTTGTTCGATTCCTCGAGCAGAATAATGCCCAATGAATTGGGTAACTACAGGCTCAGGGCGGAGTTGAACTCCGCCCCTACGCGATCTTCCATTGTCAAACACATTGAAGCCATGAGCGCAGAGATGCATGCGATGCGTTTCTACAAACCTAACCTCACCTTGTGGACCAGGGGGAATACAGGTTAAGATGAGATAACGCCACCAAAGTGGTTTTGAAATAGTTCTCCTCTCCTTTTAGGAGAGGAGACAGAGGTGAGGTCGTTGTTTTGATTCCACGGTCAGATCCCCACTTTGTGGGCAAGGTGGGGATTTATGGATTAAAATAATGCCCAATGAATTGGGCAACTACAAGTCCACTCTTGCGGTAATTCCAATTCCCGCAAGAACGAAATGCCTGTCCTACTGCGATTGTAATTCGTCACCTTCCGGATTTATAGGCAAGCACACCCTCAAACCAGTTTGAGGGTGCCACCCGTCGCAAGAACGAAAACCATTTTTTTGTTGACAATAAAAATCCTAAAGGATAATATGGAAAATGTGAGGAGAAAAGAAGAATCCAGATTAGACAGTTTAGAGGAAAATCTCAAAATCCTGGCTAACTCAGGGAGCAAGGGGATTAAGCTTTTGTATCGCGGTTTGAATTCAATCAGCGGTGATCTTTCCGAACTATCCAATCTTTCTCCTTCGAAACTCTCCTCCTCCTTTGAAAAGATAACCCAGGGAATCGATGAACTGGATAAGAAGATTCTATCCCTGGAAAATTCTTTAGAAGAAGGGCTTGCTAAAATAGGACAGGAATATCAAAAGCTCAAAAAAGAATATGAGGAGAAGGAGAACGAAAGAAGGATTTACCGGATCCTGTACGAGCTTTCCACCATAATCTACGCGGAAAGGGACATCAACCTGCTTTTAGAAACGGTTCTGGACTCGGTCATCGATATTTTCTCCGCAGAAAAAGGATTCTTAGAAGTCTATGACGAGAATAAAAATCTGAAATTAAGGCTGGCTAAAGATAAACAAAAGAAGGTCCTGGAAGAGACTGAAGAGGAGATCAAATCCGGGGTGATAGAGGATGTTCTCTCCACAGGTAACAATGTACTGATCCAGCAACTGATCTATAAAGAGGCAGAAGAGAAAGAGGATTGGGGCAAGGGGACAAAATCTGTCCTCTGCGTTCCTTTTAAGTCCAAAGAGAGTGTATTAGGGGTGATCTACTTAGAGGATACTCGCGAAGGAGAATCCTTCACCACCGGTGATATAGAGCTTTTGAACTCCTTAGCTGAAAGAGTCTCAGTGGCTTTAGAGAATAACCTTCTTTTCATGGAGCTAAAGGAGTCCGAGGAAAAGTTACTGGCTGACTTACGGGGAAAGTTCAAGTTCGACGAAATATTGGGGAACAGTCCGCAGATGGTCGAAATCCTGAAAACCGTGGCAGATATAGCTGACACAGAGGCGACCGTTCTGATCGAAGGCGAAAGCGGGACTGGAAAAGAGCTTCTGGCCCGGGCGATCCATTTCAACTCCAGTCGCTCCAGAAAGCCTTTTGTGCCGATCAACTGTGCGGCAATCCCGGAAACCTTGCTGGAATCTGAGCTTTTCGGGTATGAGAAAGGTGCCTTCACCGGTGCCACTCAGAAAAAGTTAGGGAAATTCGAAGTCGCCAATGGCGGGACGATCTTTTTAGATGAGATCGGAGAGATGAGCCCTCTGCTCCAGGTCAAAATCTTACGCTTTTTGCAGTCACACGAATTTGAGCCTTTAGGGTCCAATAAAGTTAAGAAGTCAGACGTGAGGATAATCGCCGCTACCAATAAGGACCTTTTAGCCCAGGTCAAAGAAAACAAATTCAGGGAAGACCTTTATTACCGGATAAACGTGATAAATCTCAGACTTCCTACTTTAAGGGAAAGGAAGCTGGATATCGCTCCTCTGGCGGAAAGCTTTGCCCGAAAATTTTCTAAAAAATCTGATAAGCAGATCAAGGGGATTGAGGTTGAGGCTTTGAATTTTCTCTCCCGCTATAAATTTCCCGGAAATATCAGGGAATTAGAGAACATCATCGAGCGAGCAGTTATCCTGGCTAAAGGGGAATGGATTACCAGAGAGGATTTCCCCAAAAATATCTTCGATAGTTCAGGAAACGATTCCGAAATTGTAATTGCCCAGAATTATTCAGAGCTAAAATCCTTGAGAAATAAGGTAGTGGAAGAGGTCGAAAAAAAATTCCTGGAAAATCTTCTTTTGAAAAATAAAAACAACGTCTCCAGGGCAGCTAAAGAAGCCGGGATGCACCGGGTGGAACTACAAAGGCTTTTGAAGAAATATAAGTAATCTTTTCTTTGGAGTGTAAAGCTTCAGCTTTACCGATAAACCTAAAGGTTTATACTCCAAGACTAACTTGATATATTTGTCGGGTCAGGGGACCCGACAGAAACATTTATACCACATTAATCTGGTCTCACCCCGGTACATATTGTAGTCCAACGCTCGTCCATCCTCAAACGAGTTTGAGGGTGTCCCCGCCGATAAACCTAAAGGTTTATACTCCAAATTTCCTCCAATTTATATTCGATTGCTTTTCTGCAACATTATGGTTATTTTGCAACATTACTGTTACATCCTTCAAAACAGCATAGTTATAGTCTTTTTAACACCAATGTCTTAATGGAATGTAACAGTTTAGTTGCATAAAATCAAGAATTCTAAAATGGATAGATTTCTAACTTATTTAATTGCAATGACTTAGTCTCTGGACAAAAGATGGCACGTTAATTGCAACTTATTTATTAATAAGGTATTACAGTGAGCGACAAATTAAGCAAAACAGAAAAGGAAATGTCTTTAAAAGAGCTTCAAGAACAGATACTGGAGGCAGCTCTGGAAGTCCATAAAAACATGGGGTTAGGGTTCCAGGAATCAGCCTATAGCCAAGCTTTAGCCTATGAGTTTGATCTCAGGAAGATCGAGTACGAGAGAAAGAAAAATATCAAGCTTTCCTATAAAGGAAGCGTGGCTGGAGAATACGATTTAGAATTCGTGGTGAAAAACAGCATTATAGTAATGATAAAAGCTGGTGAACCAGTGAATGAATCAGATGAAACTAAAATGAAAAGTTTTTTGAAAACCACTAAGCTTCCCTTAGGGATGGTCATAAATTTCGGCAAGGAGAGTTTGGAGGTAAAAAATGTTCACAGATAAATGGTTGGCGCAAATTTCAAACATGCCAACTTTTCACCCTATATCTAAAAGGAGGTGAAGTAGAGGATGCCCGCAAAGAAAAAAGCAAAGGCTAAAAAGGGAAAAAAGAAATAAAAGCCTTTAGGTTTTTTGCGCCCAAAGAGTCCCCCCAAAAGGGGGACTCTTTTTTTTGGCATTTGACGAAAAACTATAAATTTTCAGCGGCATGGAAGTTCCTAGCGCCCCTTTCAGCTTACCAAAAGATGTAGAGACGTATGGACATGCGGCTATAGACACATGAATGTCGGGCATAAAGCCCGACGCTACGCATCTGACCTCACCCTTTCCCTCTATTAAAGCAAAGGGGATACTTTTCTGTTGACTAAATGAAAAATTATCTTATCCTGTGGTTCTGAATAATATGTCCAGGAAAAACAGAAAAAGAATCTGGCTGGCGATTTTGGCGATGGTGATCTTTGCCCTTTTTATTTTATACCAGCAGAGCAAAAGGTTCAAACTCACGATACTCTACTGGAACGATTTCCACGCCTCTGTCTATCCTTGTCCCTCAACTGAGAAAGAGGGAGCCCCTCTGGTCTCCGGCAGTGCTAATTTTGCAGGGTACCTTGATTCTCTGGGATTCGAGGATATGTATGCCATTTTGGTTTGTGCCGGGGATGAGTTCACCGGTGACCCGCTTTCCTCTTTAACCTCAGGGAAAGCTCAGATTGAGATTTTGAACCTCATACACCCAAGTGTGTTTGAATTAGGAAATCACGAGTTCGATTACGGAGTGGATAATCTCAAAAAGGATTTAGAGGTAGCGGATTTTCCAGTTATATGTGCAAATCTCATCGACAAAGAGGAAAAAAAGCCGTTGGTGCGACCGTACGTCATCATCAATAGTGGCAAGGTCAGGGTCGCGTTTATCGGACTCATTACTGAAAGCCTTCAAAAGATGCTCAAAGAAGGAGGAAAACTTCAGGTCGTGGATGCGGAGAGCACTTTAAGTTACTATATGAATGAATTAAACGATAAAACTGATATTCAGATTCTGGTCAGCCATATGGGAGTTCAAAAGGATAAAAGCATAGCCAAAAAAGTTAAAGGATTGGAATTGATAATCGGCGGGCACAGCCATACTACTATATTCAAGCCGATAAGAATAGGCAATACCTTAATCTGCCAGGCTGGTTCGAATGGAAAATATATAGGCAAATTAGACCTTTTCTTAGATTCTAAAGGAAAGGTCTTGAGCTATCAGAATAACCTGGTGGAGACATTTGTGGACCAGGTACAGCCAGATACTCTAGTGAAAAATAAAATTGGGGAGTTAGAGAAGAATCTGAACATAAATTTAGACGAAAAAATAGGCGAGCTTGAAACTCCGTGGATAAGAAATGATGAGGGTGAGTCGAACATCGGTGATTTCTTAACGGATGCGATGAGAAGTTATGCCAAGGCGGACGTGGCTTTTACCAATTCCGGCGGCATAAGAAAAAATCTGAGAGCAGGGTCAGTTACGGTTCGGAATATCTGGGAAATAGCGCCTTTCTCCGATCGTCTGGTTTTAATTGAGTTAACTGGTGAGGAGTTACTTAACGTCCTTGAGAAAAATTGCAGAAAAGATATCGATTTACTTCAGGTCTCAGGT
Protein-coding sequences here:
- a CDS encoding bifunctional metallophosphatase/5'-nucleotidase, producing the protein MSRKNRKRIWLAILAMVIFALFILYQQSKRFKLTILYWNDFHASVYPCPSTEKEGAPLVSGSANFAGYLDSLGFEDMYAILVCAGDEFTGDPLSSLTSGKAQIEILNLIHPSVFELGNHEFDYGVDNLKKDLEVADFPVICANLIDKEEKKPLVRPYVIINSGKVRVAFIGLITESLQKMLKEGGKLQVVDAESTLSYYMNELNDKTDIQILVSHMGVQKDKSIAKKVKGLELIIGGHSHTTIFKPIRIGNTLICQAGSNGKYIGKLDLFLDSKGKVLSYQNNLVETFVDQVQPDTLVKNKIGELEKNLNINLDEKIGELETPWIRNDEGESNIGDFLTDAMRSYAKADVAFTNSGGIRKNLRAGSVTVRNIWEIAPFSDRLVLIELTGEELLNVLEKNCRKDIDLLQVSGVKYSYAPERPYGERVIDVRVNNEKIMPYKKYKAVINDYILAQSKDFLGIPQQNIKYKVLPDLDREVFIKEVRKKGVIDSRVEGRMTELKKVEAKVGEQAVR
- a CDS encoding GxxExxY protein; amino-acid sequence: MSLKELQEQILEAALEVHKNMGLGFQESAYSQALAYEFDLRKIEYERKKNIKLSYKGSVAGEYDLEFVVKNSIIVMIKAGEPVNESDETKMKSFLKTTKLPLGMVINFGKESLEVKNVHR
- a CDS encoding sigma 54-interacting transcriptional regulator, yielding MENVRRKEESRLDSLEENLKILANSGSKGIKLLYRGLNSISGDLSELSNLSPSKLSSSFEKITQGIDELDKKILSLENSLEEGLAKIGQEYQKLKKEYEEKENERRIYRILYELSTIIYAERDINLLLETVLDSVIDIFSAEKGFLEVYDENKNLKLRLAKDKQKKVLEETEEEIKSGVIEDVLSTGNNVLIQQLIYKEAEEKEDWGKGTKSVLCVPFKSKESVLGVIYLEDTREGESFTTGDIELLNSLAERVSVALENNLLFMELKESEEKLLADLRGKFKFDEILGNSPQMVEILKTVADIADTEATVLIEGESGTGKELLARAIHFNSSRSRKPFVPINCAAIPETLLESELFGYEKGAFTGATQKKLGKFEVANGGTIFLDEIGEMSPLLQVKILRFLQSHEFEPLGSNKVKKSDVRIIAATNKDLLAQVKENKFREDLYYRINVINLRLPTLRERKLDIAPLAESFARKFSKKSDKQIKGIEVEALNFLSRYKFPGNIRELENIIERAVILAKGEWITREDFPKNIFDSSGNDSEIVIAQNYSELKSLRNKVVEEVEKKFLENLLLKNKNNVSRAAKEAGMHRVELQRLLKKYK
- a CDS encoding DUF4159 domain-containing protein → MDKSLLHAQMIRIPTVSAPQVKKDPNAFTIARLKYEGGGDWYWGSSAIPNILKFLKENTNIPVDQNEVRVSIMDKELFNYPFLFLTGHGNIKFSDEEVERLRIYLTHGGFLFANDSYGLDKAFRREMKKVFPNNELVELPFNHGIYHSYYDFPNGLPKIHKHEGKPAQGFGIFYSVNGSVGENRLVVFYVYESDIGDGWEDPQVHNDPPEKREAALKMGVNIITRVLEN